Proteins from one Mycoplasma sp. Pen4 genomic window:
- a CDS encoding DegV family protein, with protein sequence MKKLGIIIDSFSGYTEKQAKEEGFKFLPLQVEIDGVVYQDGIDNHKEILEKLSSSTNFKSSSPRLEIINEVVRQAAEEFEEVIFLGISSKLSSTSNHVRTVASDFKNVFVFENHFSGIQLINAAKYARRLYEEDGLSMREVFELLEKLNSESATFLVPKTLNYMIKGGRLTGIKKFLMSKISMLPVLEYSVDGSVSSTGLKRTVPGAVAKAVEKACYFTEDIDKYEFNWMHGIDKEINEMVLENANSFDISFNTEQITSSVIAIHTGPEAFAVTVMPKLK encoded by the coding sequence ATGAAAAAATTAGGAATTATTATCGACTCATTTTCAGGTTATACTGAAAAACAAGCTAAAGAAGAAGGGTTTAAATTCTTACCACTACAAGTTGAAATTGATGGTGTGGTTTACCAAGACGGAATTGACAACCACAAAGAAATTTTAGAAAAATTAAGTAGTTCAACAAACTTTAAATCTTCATCTCCAAGATTAGAAATTATCAATGAAGTAGTTAGACAAGCAGCAGAAGAATTCGAAGAAGTTATTTTTCTTGGAATTAGTTCAAAACTTTCATCAACTTCAAACCACGTAAGAACTGTTGCAAGTGATTTTAAAAATGTTTTTGTTTTTGAAAATCACTTTAGTGGAATTCAATTAATCAATGCAGCAAAATATGCACGTAGATTATATGAAGAAGATGGTTTAAGCATGAGAGAAGTATTTGAATTACTTGAAAAACTTAACTCTGAATCAGCTACATTTTTAGTACCAAAAACATTAAACTACATGATTAAAGGTGGGCGTTTAACAGGTATTAAAAAATTCTTAATGTCTAAAATCTCAATGCTTCCAGTGCTTGAATACTCAGTTGATGGAAGTGTTTCATCAACAGGATTAAAAAGAACAGTCCCTGGAGCAGTTGCTAAGGCAGTTGAAAAAGCTTGTTACTTTACAGAAGATATTGATAAATATGAATTTAATTGAATGCATGGTATCGATAAAGAAATTAATGAAATGGTTTTAGAAAACGCTAATTCATTTGATATCTCATTTAACACAGAACAAATTACATCAAGTGTTATTGCTATACATACGGGACCAGAAGCTTTTGCTGTGACCGTTATGCCTAAATTAAAATAA
- the pgsA gene encoding CDP-diacylglycerol--glycerol-3-phosphate 3-phosphatidyltransferase — protein sequence MKNNSQKTKKVRKQRKGFVSANTLTLFRLILIIPMIFLTGATYYYHGWSGSTDFGWAFFGLNLAIALLFGLAMATDYFDGKIARQTNTVSKWGKIWDQTADKLMTNLVLIYAASVEIVPFWLTALFILRDITVSSLRATASSNGQVIAANKLGKIKTLLLSIGILIALILVPLLAKISSNFQSGIRYWVLIVDAPIIAAGVLAVISGIQYYIISRGYIKVVDKK from the coding sequence ATGAAAAACAATTCACAAAAAACCAAGAAGGTTAGAAAACAAAGAAAAGGATTTGTTTCCGCAAATACTTTAACTTTATTTAGATTAATCTTAATTATTCCAATGATCTTTTTAACAGGAGCAACATACTACTACCACGGATGAAGTGGTAGCACAGACTTTGGTTGAGCTTTCTTTGGATTAAACCTTGCAATTGCTTTACTATTTGGATTAGCAATGGCAACAGATTATTTTGATGGCAAAATTGCTCGTCAAACAAACACAGTTTCAAAATGAGGTAAAATTTGAGACCAAACAGCTGATAAATTAATGACAAACTTAGTATTAATTTATGCAGCATCAGTTGAAATTGTTCCATTTTGACTTACAGCATTATTCATTTTAAGAGACATTACAGTAAGCTCATTAAGAGCAACAGCTTCAAGTAACGGACAAGTTATTGCAGCAAACAAATTAGGAAAAATAAAAACACTTCTTTTATCAATTGGTATTTTAATAGCATTAATTCTTGTTCCGCTTTTAGCAAAAATATCAAGCAACTTTCAATCAGGAATTAGATACTGAGTATTAATCGTCGATGCACCAATTATTGCAGCTGGAGTGTTAGCAGTTATTTCTGGAATTCAATACTACATTATCTCACGTGGATACATCAAAGTAGTTGATAAAAAATAA